A genomic segment from Nicotiana sylvestris chromosome 1, ASM39365v2, whole genome shotgun sequence encodes:
- the LOC138871608 gene encoding uncharacterized protein: MGLFELGEARLLGTNLVQDALEKVKVLLRVSPMKDVMRFGKKGKLSPKFIGHFEILQRVGEVSYELALPPSLAGVHSVFHVSMLRKYHGDPSYVLDFSSVQLDKDISYVEESVVILDRQVRKLRSKNIASVKGLYSGKVLGFGKEYNGLYLLKKEINKEFPAIA, from the exons ATGGGTTTGTTTGAgttgggtgaggctagattattgggaacaaacttggttcaggatgctttggagaaggttaag gttctgcttcgagtttcgcctatgaaggacgttatgagatttgggaagaaagggaagttgagtccgaagTTTATTGGCCATTTTGAGATATTgcagcgtgttggggaggtttcttatgagcttgctttacctcccagcttggctgGAGTTCATTCGGtgtttcatgtttcgatgctccggaagtatcacggtgatccgtcgtacgtgttggatttcagttcagtccagttggacaaggatatatcttatgttgaggaatCGGTGgtaatattggacaggcaggttcggaagctgaggtcaaagaatattgcatcagtgaag GGTCTCTACAGTGGGAAGGTTCTGGGATTTGGTAAAGAATACAATGGTTTGTATCTGTTGAAGAAAGAGATCAATAAGGAATTCCCAGCTATAGCTTGA